One window of the Natrinema sp. CBA1119 genome contains the following:
- the rdfA gene encoding rod-determining factor RdfA, translated as MSEYGCKVCRVLDEYDMERYEEQLLEQWQADSSQRKGYRKLSKWFNTLMLRREMDRAGLSTLGDEAESKYERLQSDEAIAAEVATELANTGVPIEQLRDDFVSYGVIRTHLKECLESDVDLSSGEWERDAIDISRNHAETKITEAVRSLRNKEQLTAGGDVTVSVTVELECENCHARVPADRSIRRGYVCRCNN; from the coding sequence ATGAGCGAGTATGGATGTAAAGTTTGTCGAGTATTAGATGAATACGATATGGAGCGATACGAGGAACAATTACTCGAACAATGGCAAGCGGATTCGTCCCAGCGAAAGGGATATCGGAAACTTTCCAAGTGGTTTAATACACTTATGCTGCGCCGCGAAATGGACCGTGCGGGGCTCTCGACTCTCGGAGACGAAGCCGAGTCGAAATACGAGCGATTGCAATCCGACGAGGCGATTGCAGCGGAGGTCGCGACAGAGTTAGCGAACACGGGCGTTCCGATCGAACAGTTACGGGACGATTTCGTCTCGTACGGCGTGATCCGGACACATCTGAAGGAGTGTCTGGAGTCCGATGTAGATCTCTCGAGCGGGGAGTGGGAACGGGACGCGATCGATATTTCACGGAATCACGCCGAAACGAAGATAACGGAGGCCGTTCGATCGTTACGGAATAAAGAACAGTTGACTGCCGGCGGTGACGTCACCGTTTCCGTTACCGTAGAACTGGAATGCGAGAACTGTCACGCTCGCGTCCCCGCTGACCGTTCGATTCGACGCGGATACGTCTGCCGCTGTAACAACTAA
- a CDS encoding archaea-specific SMC-related protein, producing the protein MAEKTLHLELENIGGIKRKEITLTGGPTFIQGPNAANKSSLLRGLLFALGSSTVPIRSGADEARAVLSSDETQIERVARRTDNGVETSGEAWIEDPDDVTLLERFAALLETNSLRSAVARNEDVEPLLKGPMNIESLEEERATKMRRKRELTTEIESVGDVDDKLEDRQRELETKRERLDELESKLEELYDEQDDTDSDDGLQELREKRADLRSDEAESEAQIEQLETAIDRLEDRKHEISAELEEAREAVEETDIESLKQKRKSLRSELDDVTKRLDVLQSVLTANREMLNSEFTGALGRDSGLMGEEVTCWTCGQSASIDELDETVEELTTLVKADKRRKREHEPKIDEISEQIEQVRRSETKIQELEAEKQDIEQKLASRRDSLDERQEQCQNVRERLTELDEEIADRNADQRSEQSELTGEIEETRVEIRTIRRDIERLEEACESLRETRADVERKRDEVAQLSEEITTLTDQIENLESELRAVFNETMDELLDALEFERIERVWLDGEFELVIAREVDGRTQSDSIEHLAESEREMIGLVLALAGFVTYDVDDVTPVLALDSLGAFDAERTRRLVDYFANKTDFLVATVHPESTVDTAFDTILFEPAVQN; encoded by the coding sequence ATGGCTGAAAAAACACTTCACCTCGAACTAGAGAATATCGGTGGTATCAAACGAAAAGAGATAACCCTCACAGGAGGACCGACGTTCATCCAGGGGCCGAACGCCGCGAACAAGAGTTCGCTACTCAGGGGACTCCTCTTCGCGCTCGGATCCAGTACGGTTCCGATCCGAAGCGGAGCGGACGAGGCTCGCGCAGTGCTGTCATCAGACGAGACGCAAATCGAGAGGGTTGCCCGCCGAACCGATAACGGTGTCGAAACGAGCGGCGAAGCGTGGATCGAAGACCCAGATGACGTCACTCTCCTCGAGCGATTCGCGGCGTTACTGGAGACGAATTCGCTTCGAAGTGCCGTGGCGCGCAACGAAGACGTCGAGCCGCTACTGAAAGGGCCGATGAATATCGAGTCACTTGAGGAGGAGCGGGCGACGAAAATGCGCCGGAAACGAGAGCTCACTACGGAAATCGAGTCTGTCGGTGATGTCGACGACAAGCTCGAGGACCGACAGCGCGAACTCGAAACCAAACGGGAACGACTCGATGAACTCGAGTCGAAACTCGAGGAATTGTACGACGAGCAAGACGATACCGACAGCGACGACGGTCTTCAGGAGCTACGCGAGAAGCGGGCCGATCTGCGCTCCGATGAGGCCGAGAGCGAGGCCCAGATCGAACAACTCGAAACCGCAATCGACCGACTCGAGGACCGGAAACACGAGATCAGCGCGGAACTCGAGGAGGCGCGCGAAGCCGTTGAAGAGACCGATATTGAATCGCTCAAACAGAAGCGAAAATCGCTTCGGTCTGAACTCGACGATGTAACGAAGCGTCTCGACGTTCTGCAGTCGGTCTTGACCGCGAATCGGGAAATGCTCAACTCCGAGTTCACGGGCGCTCTCGGTCGCGATAGCGGGTTGATGGGAGAGGAAGTGACCTGCTGGACCTGTGGTCAATCAGCCTCGATCGACGAGTTAGATGAGACGGTTGAAGAACTGACGACGCTGGTCAAAGCGGACAAACGGCGCAAACGGGAACACGAACCAAAGATTGATGAAATATCGGAACAGATAGAGCAGGTTCGACGATCGGAGACAAAGATTCAGGAACTCGAGGCAGAAAAGCAGGACATCGAGCAGAAGCTGGCGAGCCGTCGCGACTCTCTCGACGAACGCCAAGAGCAGTGTCAGAACGTTCGTGAACGTCTTACTGAACTGGACGAAGAAATCGCTGACCGAAACGCCGACCAGCGCTCCGAGCAGTCGGAACTCACTGGCGAAATCGAGGAAACGCGCGTCGAGATCCGGACGATCCGCCGAGACATCGAGCGGCTGGAGGAGGCGTGTGAATCCCTCCGCGAAACGCGTGCCGACGTGGAGCGCAAACGTGACGAGGTGGCACAATTGTCCGAGGAGATCACGACGTTAACGGATCAGATCGAAAATCTCGAGAGCGAACTTCGGGCTGTGTTCAACGAGACAATGGATGAACTGTTGGATGCTCTCGAGTTCGAACGGATCGAACGTGTCTGGCTCGACGGCGAGTTCGAGCTGGTAATCGCTCGGGAAGTCGACGGTCGAACCCAGTCGGATTCGATCGAACACCTTGCCGAAAGTGAGCGCGAGATGATCGGACTCGTCCTCGCGCTCGCCGGATTCGTCACGTACGACGTTGACGACGTGACGCCGGTACTCGCCCTCGACTCACTGGGTGCGTTCGACGCTGAACGCACTCGCCGACTTGTCGATTACTTCGCCAACAAAACCGACTTCCTGGTTGCAACGGTTCATCCGGAGTCCACTGTCGACACCGCATTCGACACGATACTGTTTGAACCGGCCGTTCAGAACTGA
- a CDS encoding phosphotransferase family protein produces the protein MTLDIDDISGQLESYLSGRLSNGDVSVTDLERHTEGWSRQTMSFTASWAESGTDRSDRLVARVDPDQGDDRPLDYRNDISTEFETIESVHEADVDVPVPEPYWFESDTSVLGGSFFLVGHCPGSAPVTWNPRDRQSLYESWDRDGKPLPNQFVDIIANIHELDSDDVPCLESRSPDEVIAANLEQQEFNYEELKLVDEPAVNEILNWLHENKPHVPETTLVHGDFRVGNMLFHDDSISAVLDWELSQIGDPMFDLAYSSLQYFAGKLVEPTERPELAGSLLEREWYYDEYEARTGRTVDRERLRYWRVFSAFRMMNGGVGGARRFHADDSDDVRDAWFQYIVPGLIEDMLDLIEDDRI, from the coding sequence ATGACACTCGATATTGACGATATTTCAGGCCAGTTAGAGTCGTATCTCTCCGGACGGTTGAGTAATGGAGATGTTTCGGTAACGGACCTCGAACGGCACACCGAAGGCTGGTCGCGGCAAACCATGTCGTTTACCGCCAGTTGGGCCGAATCGGGCACGGATCGTTCGGACCGACTCGTCGCCCGCGTCGATCCCGATCAAGGGGACGACCGACCGCTCGACTACCGGAACGATATCAGTACGGAGTTCGAAACGATCGAAAGCGTCCACGAGGCCGACGTCGACGTTCCCGTTCCCGAACCGTACTGGTTCGAATCCGACACATCGGTCCTCGGTGGATCGTTCTTCCTCGTCGGACACTGTCCGGGGTCCGCACCGGTCACGTGGAACCCCCGAGACCGACAGTCGCTATACGAGTCGTGGGATCGCGACGGCAAACCGTTACCCAACCAGTTCGTCGACATCATCGCGAACATCCACGAACTCGATAGCGATGATGTCCCCTGTCTCGAGTCGCGAAGCCCCGACGAGGTGATCGCTGCGAACCTCGAACAACAAGAGTTCAACTACGAGGAACTGAAACTCGTCGACGAACCGGCAGTAAACGAGATCCTCAACTGGCTCCACGAAAACAAGCCCCACGTTCCGGAAACGACGCTAGTTCACGGTGATTTCCGAGTCGGGAACATGTTGTTCCACGACGACTCCATTTCGGCCGTGCTGGACTGGGAACTCTCACAGATTGGCGATCCGATGTTCGACCTCGCGTATTCGTCCCTACAGTACTTCGCCGGCAAGCTCGTCGAGCCGACCGAGAGACCGGAACTCGCCGGCTCGCTGCTCGAGCGCGAATGGTACTACGACGAATACGAGGCGCGAACCGGTCGAACTGTCGACCGCGAGCGGCTTCGATACTGGCGCGTATTTAGCGCGTTCCGGATGATGAACGGCGGAGTGGGCGGCGCTCGGCGATTCCACGCTGACGATAGCGACGACGTTCGGGATGCCTGGTTCCAGTACATCGTTCCAGGGCTGATAGAAGACATGCTGGATCTCATTGAAGACGACCGGATATAA
- a CDS encoding class I adenylate-forming enzyme family protein: MEREDFYGSGTENVGALHDITVEEYGDTPAITMGDRTMTHAELRDRSAAFAGGLAERGIEPDDRVLVYVPNCPEFVITLFGALKAGAPFSPANPQYQSRELAHQLTDSGAEAIVTHESLRDTVADTLEETGLDPLVITVGGGREDDVPFEAVDGEPLCVERDTDDVATQLYTSGTTGKPKGVLSTHGNLRAQAFAGLDTGVDDPDDQRTLVFLPLYHTTGVYHCTWQPLLKGGHMFLRNPDNWDPADAMAAMEAHEITSFNGVTAMYVDMVNHESFGEYDLSSLESVGEGGAKMSVTVQEEFESVAGVNMYEGYGLTETSGATHAGHESTFGPRLGSIGQPFRMTDCKIVDDEGNEVKTGEEGELLIRGPHVMKAYHNLPEKTEQAFDELGYFRTGDLARRDEDNYYEIVDRAKDVVVTSGYNIYPSEVEDLLREHEAVTDVAVVGVPDERRNEVPKAFVVTAADIVPGTDVTEDKIKEFALDNLAAYKHPREVEFIDELPRTASGKVRKIELE, encoded by the coding sequence ATGGAACGAGAAGACTTCTACGGGAGCGGCACCGAAAACGTCGGAGCACTTCACGACATCACGGTCGAGGAATACGGGGATACGCCGGCAATTACGATGGGCGACCGCACCATGACACACGCGGAATTGCGCGATCGTTCGGCGGCGTTTGCGGGCGGGCTCGCGGAGCGGGGGATCGAGCCGGACGACAGAGTACTGGTATACGTCCCTAACTGTCCGGAGTTCGTCATCACGCTGTTCGGCGCACTGAAGGCGGGGGCGCCGTTTTCGCCTGCGAACCCGCAGTACCAGTCACGCGAGTTGGCTCACCAGCTCACGGACTCCGGCGCGGAGGCGATCGTCACCCACGAGTCCCTTCGAGACACCGTCGCAGACACGCTCGAGGAGACCGGGCTCGATCCCCTCGTGATTACGGTCGGTGGTGGACGCGAGGACGACGTTCCGTTTGAAGCGGTCGACGGCGAACCACTCTGTGTCGAACGGGACACCGACGATGTCGCTACCCAGTTATACACGAGCGGGACGACTGGCAAACCGAAGGGCGTTCTCTCGACGCACGGCAACCTACGCGCGCAGGCGTTTGCCGGCCTCGATACGGGCGTCGACGACCCCGATGACCAGCGGACTCTGGTATTCCTACCGCTGTATCACACGACGGGAGTCTATCACTGCACCTGGCAACCGCTGTTGAAAGGCGGCCACATGTTCCTTCGAAACCCCGACAATTGGGATCCCGCCGACGCGATGGCCGCGATGGAAGCGCACGAAATAACGTCGTTCAACGGGGTCACCGCGATGTACGTCGATATGGTGAATCACGAGTCGTTCGGTGAGTACGACCTCTCGAGCCTGGAATCGGTCGGCGAAGGCGGGGCCAAGATGTCCGTGACCGTCCAGGAGGAGTTCGAATCGGTTGCCGGGGTCAATATGTACGAGGGGTATGGTCTCACCGAGACCAGCGGTGCGACGCATGCCGGCCACGAATCCACGTTCGGGCCGCGACTGGGGTCCATCGGGCAACCCTTCCGAATGACCGACTGCAAAATCGTCGACGACGAGGGCAACGAGGTCAAGACCGGCGAAGAGGGCGAGTTGCTGATTCGGGGCCCACACGTGATGAAAGCGTATCACAACCTGCCCGAAAAGACCGAGCAGGCCTTCGACGAACTGGGATATTTCCGGACCGGTGATCTGGCTCGACGGGACGAGGATAACTACTACGAAATCGTCGATCGGGCCAAGGACGTTGTCGTTACGTCGGGGTACAATATCTACCCGAGCGAGGTGGAAGACCTGCTACGTGAACACGAGGCAGTGACGGACGTTGCCGTGGTCGGCGTGCCGGACGAGCGACGAAACGAAGTACCCAAAGCGTTCGTCGTAACAGCAGCGGACATCGTTCCCGGGACCGACGTGACCGAAGACAAGATCAAAGAGTTCGCCCTCGATAACCTCGCGGCGTACAAGCACCCCAGGGAAGTCGAGTTTATCGACGAACTGCCACGGACTGCAAGCGGAAAGGTCCGGAAAATAGAGCTCGAATAG